In one Culex quinquefasciatus strain JHB chromosome 2, VPISU_Cqui_1.0_pri_paternal, whole genome shotgun sequence genomic region, the following are encoded:
- the LOC6042370 gene encoding zinc carboxypeptidase: MKLVIPLFAVLLVATSVALAEKARFDNYRLYRIQIDSVQDLEVLQAIEQLREGYTFWAEPVQLNSHADLVVPPHKFAEFGELVERHGLRAELTVTDLQKLFNDEQRKSKREGFGWDAYHHLEEIYAWLDELLGQYPDVLTPITAGNSYEGRPIRGVKVSYKAGNAGVIMEGTIHSREWISCATVTWILNQLLTSTDMQIRNIAENYDWHFFPVANPDGYVYTHTTNRAWRKTRKPHNILCVGADPNRNWDYKFMQGGASSNPCTDTFAGPEPFSEDETRGLSQYITSVASTVSTYLDFHAYSQLLMLPYGHTPEHLDNYDEMLEVAKKAADKLKERYGTEYKVGNIAEIIYIASGSSLDWVKGNYQTPIAFAYELRDTGRYGFVLPPEQIVPTAEETLDSVIVILEEGERLGLHQPFAEAAAKQVANRLE; this comes from the exons ATGAAGTTGGTGATACCGCTGTTTGCAGTGCTTTTGGTGGCGACTTCGGTCGCCCTAGCGGAGAAAGCGCGCTTTGACAACTACCGGTTGTACCGGATACAGATTGACAGTGTGCAAGATTTGGAAGTGCTTCAAGCGATCGAGCAACTTAGAGAGGGATACACGTTCTGGGCGGAACCAGTGCAGCTGAACAGTCACGCGGATTTGGTTGTCCCACCGCACAAGTTTGCCGAGTTtggagaattggtcgaacggcatGGACTACGAGCGGAGCTGACCGTGACGGACTTGCAGAAGCTGTTCAATGATGAGCAAAGAAAGTCTAAGCGAGAAGGCTTCGGCTGGGATGCGTATCACCATTTGGAAGAGATCTACGCGTGGCTCGACGAATTGCTGGGTCAATACCCGGATGTTCTAACACCAATCACCGCAGGAAACTCCTACGAAGGTCGTCCAATCCGCGGCGTCAAGGTGTCCTACAAGGCCGGCAATGCTGGTGTCATCATGGAGGGAACGATTCACTCGCGGGAATGGATCAGCTGTGCTACGGTCACGTGGATCCTGAACCAACTGCTGACTTCCACCGATATGCAAATCCGCAACATTGCCGAAAACTACGACTGGCACTTCTTCCCCGTGGCCAATCCGGATGGCTACGTGTACACGCACACGACGAACCGCGCCTGGAGAAAGACCCGTAAGCCGCACAACATTCTGTGCGTTGGCGCCGATCCTAACCGGAACTGGGACTACAAGTTCATGC AGGGCGGAGCTTCGAGCAATCCCTGCACGGATACCTTCGCTGGACCGGAACCGTTCTCCGAGGACGAAACTCGGGGTCTTTCGCAGTACATCACTTCGGTGGCCTCGACCGTCAGCACCTATCTGGACTTCCACGCTTACTCGCAGCTGTTGATGCTTCCGTACGGTCACACTCCAGAACACCTTGACAATTATGATGAAATG CTGGAAGTGGCCAAAAAGGCAGCTGATAAGCTGAAGGAACGCTACGGAACGGAGTACAAAGTGGGCAACATTGCCGAAatcattt ATATCGCGTCCGGTAGCAGTTTGGATTGGGTGAAGGGAAATTACCAAACTCCGATTGCATTTGCTTACGAGTTGCGTGATACTGGACGGTACGGATTTGTGCTGCCACCGGAACAGATCGTGCCTACTGCGGAAGAAACCCTGGACTCGGTTATCGTTATCCTGGAGGAAGGTGAACGACTGGGACTGCACCAGCCGTTTGCGGAAGCTGCTGCCAAGCAAGTGGCTAATCGGTTGGAGTGA
- the LOC6042369 gene encoding zinc carboxypeptidase: MGFKLIFAVALLATAAFAEKARFDNYRLYRIRVENVAQLEVLQAVQELNEGYNFWSEPAQVDGDVDLVVPPHKFAEFDELVERFGLKANLNVEDLQKLFDEEQRRPTKEAFGWNAYYRLGEIYAWMDGLLAQYPNVLSPINVGNSFEGRPIRGIKVSYKSGNPGVFMEGTIHAREWVSGATVTWVLNELLTSTNSQVRNIAENYDWYFFPVTNPDGYEFTHTNNRMWRKTRQPHGILCTGADPNRNWAYNFMQGGASNNPCSDTFAGPEPFSEPETRLLADYFSSVESTISTYLSFHSFSQLLLLPYGHTTAPLDNYHEIMEIGTKAIAKLAERYGTQYQIGNIAEAIYIATGGSIDWIKGVYQTPIVYTYELRDLGQHGFVLPPEQIIPNSEETLDSIIVILEEGEARGLHRR, translated from the exons ATGGGATTTAAGCTAATATTCGCGGTAGCCCTCTTGGCTACGGCCGCTTTTGCCGAGAAGGCACGATTTGACAACTACCGGCTGTACCGAATCCGCGTTGAGAACGTGGCCCAGCTGGAGGTGCTGCAAGCGGTTCAAGAACTCAACGAGGGATACAACTTCTGGTCCGAACCTGCCCAGGTTGATGGTGATGTGGACTTGGTGGTGCCTCCGCACAAGTTTGCCGAGTTTGATGAGCTGGTTGAACGCTTTGGGCTGAAGGCCAACCTGAACGTTGAAGATTTGCAGAAGTTGTTTGATGAAGAGCAGCGAAGACCAACGAAGGAAGCTTTTGGATGGAACGCTTACTACCGGCTGGGTGAGATCTACGCCTGGATGGACGGTCTGCTGGCTCAGTATCCCAACGTGCTGTCGCCAATCAATGTCGGAAATTCGTTCGAAGGTCGTCCGATCCGCGGTATTAAGGTGTCGTACAAGTCGGGCAACCCGGGAGTGTTCATGGAGGGAACGATCCATGCTCGCGAGTGGGTCAGTGGAGCTACGGTCACGTGGGTCCTGAACGAACTGCTGACTTCGACCAACAGCCAGGTGCGTAACATTGCCGAGAACTACGACTGGTACTTCTTCCCGGTGACGAATCCGGACGGTTACGAATTCACGCACACGAACAACCGTATGTGGAGGAAGACTCGTCAGCCCCATGGAATCCTGTGCACTGGAGCCGATCCTAACCGCAACTGGGCGTACAACTTCATGC AGGGAGGTGCTTCGAACAACCCGTGCTCGGATACCTTCGCCGGACCAGAACCCTTCTCCGAGCCGGAAACTCGCCTGCTGGCGGACTACTTCTCGTCGGTGGAGAGCACGATCAGCACCTACCTGTCGTTCCACTCGTTCTCGCAGCTGTTGCTGCTGCCGTACGGACATACCACTGCACCGCTGGATAACTACCATGAAATC ATGGAGATCGGTACCAAGGCGATCGCGAAGCTCGCCGAGCGTTACGGAACTCAGTACCAGATCGGAAACATTGCCGAGGCCATCT ACATCGCCACCGGGGGTAGCATCGATTGGATCAAGGGCGTCTACCAGACGCCGATCGTGTACACGTACGAGCTGCGCGATCTGGGCCAGCACGGATTCGTGCTGCCGCCGGAGCAGATCATTCCCAACTCGGAAGAAACGCTGGACTCGATCATCGTGATCTTGGAGGAGGGCGAGGCCCGCGGTCTGCACCGACGGTGA
- the LOC6042368 gene encoding pickpocket protein 28, translating into MTCKQPDDDSEPAASTAVEVSDVSVTPPTEIKSPVGVRNFGNGLIRRLGNNKHLKQIHSLEDSLVDFCGSSSIHGVRYIGCRSSSYIEKLVWTIIFATTLYFAGTNIVEAWIKWEKNPVKIVSAEHVTYSWEVPFPAVTICPQTKSKKSLFDIGKSYRETEGNPAKFDDHLKGLLQLCDAPCPYNVNFSSPANPRIVRAMREVSLSLDDICESVTWDMDKQSCAGMFHRVLTEDGICYSFNGLAGKELFRGDRLHRHYNHSEGTAVIQNWNPEVGYGSAEAEIEYPRRSFLDDKKIDLVINLRLDRGDFDYSCRAEQGFMVYVHSPADFPQARLGAIYAPMGKSTYVTVKVRDTQLSSKLVDFPPEKRKCYMVGEKELEYFRVYTQKNCELECRAREQLFTEGCVNFALPHDEEDKLCNVQKQHCGTVDSHLRSREKKIRPRRNSDAKSCHCLPTCTYVKYETEMLQTDLDYRSIRKERKESSNISYTQISVHYNKEKFPTFERTDSYTITELLGTFGGLLGLFMGVSLLSFVEILYFCTLRPFCVWRRMNRKLKLQQQQGAST; encoded by the exons ATGACCTGCAAGCAACCGGACGACGACTCCGAACCCGCGGCCTCGACCGCGGTTGAAGTCAGCGATGTGTCCGTGACTCCACCAACTGAGATAAAGAGTCCTGTTGGGGTGCGCAACTTTGGAAATGGACTCATCAGACGACTTGGAAATAACAAGCACTTGAAGCAGATTCACTCGCTGGAAGACTCGTTGGTTGATTTTTGTGGAAGTAGCTCGATTCATGGCGTGAGGTATATTGGCTGTAGGAGTAGTTCTTACATTGAGAAGCTTGTTTGGACTATCATCTTCGCGACGACGCTGTACTTTGCTGGGACTAACATTGTGGAGGCTTGGATCAAGTGGGAGAAGAATCCGGTCAAGATTGTGTCCGCGGAACATGTGACCTATAGCTGGGAGGTGCCGTTTCCAGCCGTCACCATATGTCCGCAAACCAAGTCCAAAAAGTCACTGTTTGATATCGGAAAGAGTTACCGGGAAACGGAGGGAAATCCGGCGAAGTTTGATGATCATCTGAAGGGACTGTTGCAGCTGTGTGACGCTCCGTGCCCGTACAATGTAAACTTCTCGAGTCCGGCGAATCCAAGGATTGTCAGAGCGATGCGTGAGGTATCGTTGTCGTTGGACGACATCTGCGAGAGCGTGACCTGGGATATGGACAAGCAGAGCTGCGCAGGTATGTTTCACCGGGTGTTGACGGAGGACGGCATTTGCTACAGCTTCAACGGGCTTGCCGGTAAAGAGTTGTTTCGAGGTGATCGACTGCATCGGCATTACAATCATAGCGAAGGGACGGCGGTGATTCAGAACTGGAATCCGGAGGTCGGGTATGGTTCGGCGGAGGCAGAGATTGAGTACCCGAGGAGGTCATTCTTGGACGATAAGAAGATCGATTTGGTGATTAACTTGCGGCTGGATCGGGGCGACTTTGACTACAGCTGCCGAGCGGAGCAGGGCTTTATGGTGTACGTGCATTCGCCGGCGGACTTCCCGCAGGCCCGACTTGGGGCCATTTATGCTCCTATGGGCAAGAGTACGTACGTTACGGTGAAGGTGCGGGACACCCAGCTATCGAGCAAGCTCGTAGATTTTCCTCCGGAGAA GAGAAAGTGCTACATGGTTGGCGAGAAGGAGCTGGAGTACTTCCGAGTCTACACGCAGAAGAACTGTGAGCTGGAATGCCGCGCCAGGGAACAACTCTTCACCGAGGGTTGCGTCAACTTTGCGCTACCTCATGACGAAGAGGATAAGTTGTGCAACGTGCAGAAGCAACACTGCGGTACAGTTGACAGTCATCTCCGAAGTCGCGAGAAGAAGATCCGACCCCGGCGGAACTCGGACGCCAAGAGTTGTCACTGTCTGCCGACGTGCACCTATGTAAAGTACGAAACGGAAATGCTACAGACGGACCTGGACTACCGGAGCATCCGCAAGGAACGAAAGGAGTCTTCCAA CATTTCCTACACCCAGATCAGCGTGCACTACAACAAGGAAAAGTTCCCGACCTTCGAGAGGACGGACTCGTACACGATAACCGAACTGCTCGGAACGTTCGGCGGTTTGCTGGGCCTGTTCATGGGAGTGTCACTGCTGAGCTTCGTGGAGATTCTCTACTTCTGCACGCTGCGACCGTTTTGCGTGTGGCGCCGAATGAACCGGAAGTTGaaactccagcagcagcagggagcCTCCACCTAA